In Candidatus Falkowbacteria bacterium, a genomic segment contains:
- a CDS encoding ribonucleotide-diphosphate reductase subunit beta translates to MLLGKPMNEDMVLHPINYRWAYDLYNQAVANTWFPHEIALGEDLEDWKKMTEDERHAVSFLMSFFNPAELIVNRSLALGVYPYLRAPETHLYIAKQMWEEANHCLAFEYVLETFPVDREKIFNLHLEVPSMIAKENYITNYLTRMTDEHLDIESPAGKKDFIRNLVAFNIVMEGIWFYSGFMVALSFRQRNQLKNFGSMIDWVLRDESLHLKFGINLILTILEENADLITPEFSQEIQNIIIEGVNLETAYNKDLFPKGILGLNADYVNQYVQYVADRRLEELGFQPYFKADNPAKWMASATDVYELVNFFEAQNTSYEVDARSHSQKPRT, encoded by the coding sequence ATGTTGCTAGGAAAACCAATGAACGAAGACATGGTTCTTCACCCGATTAATTACCGCTGGGCCTATGATTTATATAATCAAGCAGTGGCCAATACCTGGTTCCCCCACGAAATCGCTTTAGGCGAAGATCTAGAAGATTGGAAAAAAATGACTGAAGACGAACGGCATGCCGTTAGTTTTTTGATGAGCTTCTTTAACCCAGCGGAATTAATTGTTAATCGATCTCTGGCTTTAGGCGTTTATCCCTATCTTCGTGCTCCAGAAACACACCTATATATCGCCAAACAAATGTGGGAGGAAGCAAACCATTGCTTAGCATTTGAATATGTTTTAGAAACTTTCCCGGTTGACCGAGAAAAGATCTTTAATCTTCACCTTGAAGTACCGTCAATGATCGCAAAAGAAAATTATATTACAAATTACTTGACTCGAATGACGGATGAACATCTTGATATTGAAAGTCCAGCTGGAAAAAAAGATTTTATCCGAAACCTGGTCGCTTTTAATATTGTAATGGAAGGAATTTGGTTTTATAGTGGCTTTATGGTGGCCTTAAGCTTTAGACAACGTAACCAACTGAAAAATTTTGGTTCAATGATTGATTGGGTTTTGCGTGATGAAAGTCTACATTTAAAATTTGGCATTAATCTTATCTTAACAATTCTGGAAGAAAATGCTGATTTGATTACCCCTGAATTTAGTCAAGAAATTCAAAATATTATTATTGAAGGTGTTAATTTGGAAACTGCTTATAATAAAGACCTATTCCCTAAAGGTATTCTTGGTCTGAATGCTGATTATGTTAATCAGTATGTACAATATGTGGCTGATCGTCGTTTAGAAGAGCTTGGTTTCCAACCATATTTCAAGGCTGATAATCCAGCAAAATGGATGGCTTCAGCAACCGATGTCTATGAATTGGTTAATTTCTTTGAAGCACAAAATACCAGCTATGAAGTTGATGCCAGGTCACATAGCCAAAAACCAAGAACATAA